In the Prochlorococcus sp. MIT 1307 genome, one interval contains:
- a CDS encoding 23S rRNA (pseudouridine(1915)-N(3))-methyltransferase RlmH: MNPSRYRILAIGKIRKKWISEGLELYLKRLPGLTITELKDSSPQKEADAIQTQLKNNETLIILMEEGRPLASIPFAEYLKALGSKRLVFVIGGANGIAPEIKKMADLCLSLSPMTFPHEIARLLLVEQIYRATTIIHGGPYHRS; this comes from the coding sequence CTGAATCCGTCGCGTTATCGAATCCTTGCCATAGGAAAAATCCGCAAAAAATGGATAAGTGAAGGTCTTGAGTTATACCTAAAACGTCTACCTGGCTTAACAATTACTGAATTAAAAGACTCAAGTCCACAAAAAGAAGCTGACGCAATACAAACTCAACTAAAAAACAATGAAACACTAATCATTCTGATGGAAGAAGGAAGGCCTCTCGCCTCTATTCCCTTTGCTGAGTATCTAAAAGCATTAGGTTCAAAGCGACTTGTTTTTGTAATAGGTGGAGCTAACGGTATCGCACCTGAAATAAAAAAGATGGCCGACCTTTGCTTAAGCCTCTCACCTATGACATTCCCCCATGAGATTGCTCGCTTATTACTTGTGGAGCAAATCTATCGAGCTACCACCATTATTCACGGAGGCCCATATCATCGGAGCTAA
- a CDS encoding LexA family protein: MLLVKDSQVLVVLPAKQSKLFLPLANECVSAGFPSPADDYIDIGIDLNEYLIQHPESTFLLRVSGDSMTGAGIHNGDLLVVDRSLNPRPGHIVIAVLDGAFTLKRLVLKNGVLYLEAEHPNYLPIDLQQYENVQIWGVAVHSIHNLKSITSSK, translated from the coding sequence TTGCTTCTTGTGAAGGATTCGCAGGTGCTAGTCGTCCTACCAGCAAAGCAATCGAAATTATTCCTACCGCTAGCGAATGAATGCGTTTCAGCAGGCTTCCCTTCCCCTGCCGACGACTATATCGATATCGGTATCGATCTCAACGAGTATCTAATTCAACATCCCGAAAGCACCTTTCTGCTTCGTGTAAGCGGTGACTCTATGACTGGCGCCGGAATTCATAACGGCGATCTCCTCGTTGTAGACCGTAGCCTCAACCCACGTCCCGGTCACATCGTGATAGCTGTACTAGATGGCGCCTTCACGCTGAAACGACTTGTTCTCAAAAATGGAGTGCTGTATCTAGAAGCAGAGCATCCCAACTATCTACCCATTGACCTACAGCAATACGAAAACGTGCAGATCTGGGGTGTAGCAGTGCATTCAATTCACAATCTCAAAAGCATTACATCATCAAAATGA
- the ruvA gene encoding Holliday junction branch migration protein RuvA — protein sequence MISWLHGQRIDNWRQSLRQGIVLACSGVGYEIQLLPRHLALINSIDQLTLWIHQVKRDDADHLYGFQTRSERDLFRILIGVSGVGPQMAIALLEQNQIDELVTAIIHQDIHKLSKAQGIGKRTAERLSIELRNKLSEFSEVKTDNSRIEGIDLQKLPFKASNIIELQETLRTLGYDDIEINSAIQAMASEAQTKSTKTSKITDLGTSLEGIEGLLKASLIWLSNESRL from the coding sequence ATGATTAGCTGGCTTCATGGGCAAAGGATAGACAACTGGAGGCAATCACTAAGGCAAGGAATTGTTTTGGCTTGTTCAGGAGTTGGCTATGAAATTCAACTCTTACCACGTCATCTAGCCTTAATTAACTCAATTGACCAATTGACTCTATGGATCCATCAAGTAAAGCGGGATGATGCTGATCATCTATATGGATTCCAGACGAGAAGTGAAAGAGACCTCTTCAGAATACTTATAGGAGTAAGCGGAGTTGGCCCACAAATGGCCATTGCACTATTGGAGCAAAATCAAATTGATGAATTAGTAACTGCAATAATTCATCAAGACATTCACAAACTTTCAAAAGCCCAAGGAATAGGAAAAAGAACTGCCGAAAGACTTTCAATCGAATTACGCAACAAACTCTCAGAGTTCAGTGAGGTGAAAACCGACAACTCGCGAATAGAGGGAATTGATTTGCAAAAACTTCCTTTCAAAGCTTCAAATATCATCGAACTGCAAGAAACCCTAAGAACACTGGGTTATGACGATATAGAAATCAATAGCGCAATACAAGCAATGGCAAGTGAAGCACAAACCAAATCTACAAAGACCTCAAAAATTACAGATTTAGGAACATCTCTAGAAGGTATTGAAGGATTACTCAAAGCCAGCTTGATTTGGCTAAGCAACGAATCCAGGTTATAA
- a CDS encoding serine hydroxymethyltransferase, whose amino-acid sequence MEFLLFLTAKEKEILELIYKANFSVEENSPLCLMGKKYVGFTKKRQRAVVICTQNIKETNGFYLPKVGRDNNNATAISIRKALRHEATHVAQDCNNSKLLGVINTKRKSHPWYKARAIKGSTSIGNIKREREVEAYYMEDRPKKVIAALKKFCP is encoded by the coding sequence ATGGAATTCCTTTTATTTTTAACTGCAAAAGAAAAAGAAATCCTTGAACTTATCTACAAAGCAAATTTTTCAGTGGAAGAAAATTCTCCTTTATGCCTAATGGGAAAAAAGTATGTTGGGTTTACCAAAAAGCGGCAACGTGCAGTGGTTATTTGCACTCAAAATATAAAAGAGACTAATGGTTTTTACCTACCCAAAGTGGGTCGTGATAATAATAATGCTACAGCAATCTCCATTAGAAAAGCGCTTAGACATGAAGCAACTCACGTTGCTCAGGACTGTAATAATTCAAAGCTTCTAGGTGTCATTAATACTAAAAGAAAATCACACCCATGGTATAAAGCAAGAGCAATAAAAGGGTCTACAAGTATTGGGAATATAAAGAGAGAACGTGAAGTAGAGGCTTATTATATGGAAGACAGACCCAAGAAGGTAATTGCTGCACTGAAGAAGTTTTGCCCTTAA
- the rsmA gene encoding 16S rRNA (adenine(1518)-N(6)/adenine(1519)-N(6))-dimethyltransferase RsmA, whose translation MPFSGHIARKRLGQHWLKDVSVLESIVEAADLQCGDRVLEVGPGRGVLTERLLASQVAAVHAVELDADLVVGLKERFASQPRFTLQQGDVLSIPLTPPCGILSNKVVANIPYNITGPLLERLVGRLGKPIERTYKLLVLLLQKEVAERILARQGQSNFSALSVRLQLLAKCRSICQVPPSCFQPRPKVHSQVISIEPVDEEHRLDSALALRVDELLRKAFTSRRKMLRNSLRELGSLNELEGCAKNAGISLDQRPQEVSPQEWLVMAKNFNFSNEVSKQL comes from the coding sequence ATGCCTTTTTCGGGACACATTGCACGAAAGCGTTTAGGGCAGCATTGGCTTAAGGATGTATCTGTGTTGGAATCTATTGTTGAGGCTGCGGATCTTCAGTGTGGTGATAGGGTTCTGGAAGTAGGACCTGGACGAGGTGTCCTGACAGAACGGCTATTAGCATCTCAAGTTGCAGCAGTTCATGCAGTTGAATTGGATGCTGATCTTGTTGTGGGATTAAAGGAGCGTTTTGCTAGCCAACCACGTTTTACTCTTCAACAAGGAGATGTTCTGTCGATTCCATTGACTCCTCCTTGTGGAATCCTTTCGAACAAAGTTGTTGCAAATATTCCATATAACATCACTGGACCATTGCTCGAACGGTTGGTGGGGCGTTTAGGGAAACCTATTGAAAGGACTTATAAGTTGCTTGTACTTCTTCTGCAAAAGGAAGTGGCAGAGAGGATTCTGGCTCGACAAGGCCAAAGTAATTTCAGTGCGCTTAGTGTAAGACTGCAGTTGCTGGCTAAATGCAGAAGTATTTGTCAGGTGCCACCAAGTTGTTTTCAACCGAGACCCAAAGTTCATTCACAGGTTATTTCTATTGAGCCTGTGGATGAAGAGCATCGTTTGGATTCAGCGTTAGCACTACGCGTAGATGAGCTGCTTCGTAAAGCTTTTACTTCTAGAAGAAAAATGTTGCGCAACTCGCTTAGAGAATTAGGCTCATTGAATGAATTAGAGGGGTGCGCGAAAAACGCTGGAATTAGCCTTGATCAGCGGCCACAAGAGGTGTCCCCTCAAGAATGGTTAGTAATGGCAAAGAATTTCAACTTTAGTAATGAAGTTAGTAAGCAATTATGA
- the ispE gene encoding 4-(cytidine 5'-diphospho)-2-C-methyl-D-erythritol kinase, with product MSTSYRPFDTGHLLRIKAPAKINLHLEVLGLRADGFHELAMVMQSIDLADYLEITRNEDGEINLSVDDPNLSTGDDNLIIKAARLIRDNSGVKGLGANIHLCKKIPIGAGLAGGSSDGAATLFGLNSLWGLAFTRKKLISLAAELGSDIPFCLEGGTQLCFGRGEKLESLKACSPFMAVILIKDPSVSVSTPWAYGRCREIRGAHYLESESDFERCRQQLRDENWLKNWSISEPPPLKNDLQKVVAPEISSVQNGLELLSELPGSLGVAMSGSGPSCFALYSSYNKAKDVFDQNRERLSTSGLESWCCSFQPQGVTSES from the coding sequence ATGAGCACCTCTTACAGACCTTTTGATACGGGGCATTTACTAAGAATTAAGGCTCCCGCAAAAATCAACCTCCATTTAGAAGTACTTGGTCTAAGGGCAGATGGGTTTCACGAATTAGCGATGGTTATGCAGAGCATCGACCTGGCTGACTACCTTGAAATAACTAGGAACGAAGATGGAGAAATAAACCTTTCTGTTGATGATCCAAACTTAAGTACAGGAGATGACAATTTAATTATTAAAGCGGCGCGATTGATTCGTGATAACTCGGGAGTGAAAGGCTTGGGTGCGAATATTCATCTCTGTAAGAAAATCCCTATTGGGGCCGGTCTTGCTGGAGGTTCTAGTGATGGGGCCGCTACTTTGTTTGGGTTAAATTCTTTATGGGGGCTTGCTTTTACAAGAAAGAAATTGATTTCTTTGGCTGCTGAACTTGGTTCTGATATTCCTTTTTGTTTAGAGGGTGGCACTCAATTATGTTTCGGCCGTGGCGAGAAACTGGAATCTTTAAAAGCGTGTAGTCCTTTTATGGCAGTTATCCTGATTAAGGACCCATCTGTAAGTGTCTCTACTCCTTGGGCTTATGGACGTTGTAGGGAAATTAGGGGCGCTCATTATCTAGAAAGTGAATCTGATTTTGAAAGGTGCCGTCAACAATTAAGGGATGAAAATTGGTTGAAAAATTGGAGCATCTCAGAACCACCACCACTGAAAAATGATCTTCAGAAAGTAGTCGCTCCTGAAATTTCCTCTGTTCAGAATGGGTTGGAGTTACTTTCTGAATTGCCAGGATCACTTGGTGTTGCAATGAGTGGTTCTGGCCCTAGTTGCTTTGCTCTTTATTCCAGTTACAACAAGGCCAAGGATGTTTTTGATCAGAACAGAGAACGATTATCAACTTCAGGATTAGAAAGTTGGTGTTGTTCTTTTCAACCTCAAGGAGTTACCTCTGAATCATGA
- the dnaG gene encoding DNA primase: MASPRLHPRTIEAVKERADIVDVVGEHVVLKKKGREYVGICPFHDDSKPSMTVSPVKQFYYCFSCGAGGNSIKFLMEFQRQSFGDVVLELARKYQLPVETVDGSQQERLRQQFSRRDKLHRALSLSAGWFSDQLRSEKGSSALKYLREVRGLSETTIEAFDLGYAPDQWDGLLTYLQQVEGLSPDLLEAAGLVVSRKGGGGFYDRFRNRLIVPIRDRQGRVIGFGGRSLDGAEPKYLNSPETEVFEKGQHLFGLEKAVKFIRKEDRAVVVEGYFDVIALHASGIHNSVAALGTALSSKQITQLCRCSESKRIVLNFDADGAGVRAANRAIGEVERLAMQGQLDLRVLHLPSGKDPDEFLQEHGPGEYRALLDQSPLWLDWQIDQVLQDLDLSKADHFQSAVSGLVQLLGKLPQSAVRTHYLQKVAERLSGGQARLALQLEEDLRKQVKGQRWHGRSNRRDHLGEGSQRERSEAEILRLYLHCSPHRSAIRRELRQRELEDFALQHHRLLWAAITDLEETKLGASRLEEIIRGNDSGEDLADIDIARLLTDQLMVDNNPLLTRLMPLLEPDEVHVAAMSEPLLHLRGTAAALERQKSLKRCRHLLEAWSGQRLETLERCISSLVEEERHRPEESFDMENRIEKMFQELNSEALRFQDLYYSERKHILHLDQQRCAGYGKKQPLTA, from the coding sequence ATGGCATCACCCCGTCTCCACCCACGAACAATTGAGGCAGTCAAAGAACGTGCAGACATTGTTGATGTGGTTGGAGAACACGTTGTTTTAAAGAAAAAAGGAAGAGAATATGTTGGGATCTGTCCTTTTCACGATGACAGTAAACCCTCTATGACGGTATCCCCCGTTAAACAGTTTTATTACTGTTTTTCATGTGGAGCCGGAGGAAACTCCATCAAATTTTTGATGGAGTTTCAACGACAAAGTTTTGGAGATGTTGTTCTTGAGTTAGCGAGAAAGTACCAACTTCCCGTTGAGACCGTTGATGGTTCACAGCAAGAACGTTTGCGTCAGCAATTTTCACGTCGAGATAAGCTGCATCGAGCACTATCTCTTTCTGCTGGTTGGTTTTCTGATCAGCTACGTTCAGAAAAAGGTTCTAGTGCACTTAAGTATTTGAGGGAAGTGCGTGGCTTGAGTGAAACTACTATTGAAGCTTTTGATTTGGGATATGCTCCAGATCAGTGGGATGGACTACTTACATATCTTCAGCAGGTAGAAGGGTTATCTCCAGATTTACTCGAGGCGGCTGGATTGGTTGTTTCACGAAAAGGCGGAGGCGGTTTTTATGACCGTTTTCGTAATCGTTTGATCGTGCCAATTCGTGATCGTCAAGGACGAGTTATTGGTTTTGGTGGGCGTAGTCTTGATGGTGCAGAGCCTAAGTATTTAAATTCTCCTGAAACAGAAGTTTTTGAAAAAGGACAGCATCTCTTCGGTCTAGAAAAGGCAGTTAAGTTCATTCGTAAGGAGGATAGAGCTGTTGTTGTAGAAGGCTATTTTGATGTCATTGCTTTGCATGCCTCAGGAATTCATAACTCTGTCGCGGCTTTAGGGACTGCTTTGAGTAGTAAGCAAATCACTCAATTATGTCGTTGTAGTGAGAGTAAAAGAATAGTATTGAACTTTGATGCAGATGGAGCAGGAGTACGAGCTGCCAATAGAGCTATTGGAGAAGTGGAACGTCTTGCAATGCAGGGTCAGCTGGATTTGCGTGTTCTTCATTTACCTTCAGGAAAAGACCCTGATGAATTTCTTCAAGAGCATGGTCCTGGGGAATATAGAGCCCTTCTTGATCAGTCTCCACTTTGGTTGGATTGGCAAATAGATCAGGTTTTGCAAGACCTTGATCTCAGTAAAGCAGATCATTTTCAGTCTGCAGTTAGTGGGTTAGTACAACTTTTAGGCAAACTGCCTCAGTCAGCAGTGCGAACCCATTATCTCCAAAAGGTTGCTGAGCGTTTAAGTGGTGGACAAGCACGTTTGGCTTTGCAACTTGAGGAGGATCTTCGTAAGCAAGTAAAAGGTCAGCGTTGGCATGGACGTTCTAATCGAAGGGATCATCTCGGTGAAGGTAGTCAACGTGAACGTAGTGAAGCTGAGATCTTACGTTTATATCTACATTGCTCTCCTCATAGGTCTGCTATTCGACGTGAGCTGCGTCAAAGGGAACTTGAAGATTTTGCCTTGCAACATCATCGGTTGTTATGGGCAGCAATAACAGACTTGGAAGAAACCAAACTTGGAGCTAGTCGATTAGAAGAAATTATTCGAGGCAATGACTCTGGAGAAGATCTTGCTGATATAGATATTGCAAGATTACTCACTGATCAGTTAATGGTTGATAACAATCCACTTTTAACTCGTCTTATGCCCCTTTTAGAGCCAGATGAGGTTCATGTAGCAGCCATGTCTGAGCCCCTCCTTCATTTGCGTGGAACGGCTGCTGCTCTTGAGCGACAGAAATCATTGAAGCGATGCAGACATCTTTTGGAAGCATGGAGTGGTCAAAGGTTGGAAACACTTGAGAGATGCATCTCCTCACTTGTTGAAGAAGAGCGCCATCGACCAGAGGAATCTTTTGATATGGAAAATAGAATAGAAAAAATGTTTCAAGAGCTAAATAGTGAAGCCTTGCGCTTTCAAGATCTTTATTACAGCGAACGAAAGCATATTCTTCACTTGGATCAACAACGTTGTGCAGGCTATGGAAAGAAGCAGCCCCTCACGGCTTAG
- a CDS encoding glycine zipper 2TM domain-containing protein — MKIALATLLALSAASPAIAESTQPGYANDSRQCARSEYREEYVPGNKNSPGYVRTWNEAVQVPCSSIGARRTQQTQPIGDTNDCSEGTLIGGLLGAGLATTGSRGKDRWWAIPAGGAAGAMLGCQIDGG, encoded by the coding sequence ATGAAGATTGCTCTTGCCACTCTTTTAGCCCTCAGCGCAGCATCGCCAGCTATAGCTGAAAGTACACAACCTGGATACGCAAACGATTCCCGTCAATGTGCTCGTAGTGAATACAGGGAGGAATACGTTCCTGGGAACAAAAACTCACCTGGCTATGTTCGAACCTGGAATGAAGCAGTACAGGTTCCTTGCAGCTCAATTGGAGCACGACGTACTCAACAAACCCAGCCAATAGGCGATACAAATGATTGCAGTGAGGGAACCTTAATTGGAGGGCTCCTTGGAGCAGGGCTTGCCACTACTGGCTCAAGAGGGAAAGATAGATGGTGGGCGATCCCAGCAGGTGGGGCTGCAGGCGCAATGCTTGGCTGCCAAATAGATGGTGGCTAA
- a CDS encoding DMT family transporter yields the protein MQQNYKADLLTEVSIYYSKTMKGYLNLIASAWAFSLMSVCVKHLSGRLPVAEIVLVRALISLLITRLMIKRAQISPWGKNKKLLIIRGLLGSTALFCVFEAITTLPLASATVLQYTYPMFTAVAASLFLKEGFGLRIGIAVIVGWLGILMVVQPEWISTDSVQLPALSVVIALTGAFLTAMAYICVRKLSRQEHPLVIVHYFPLISVPIALPFLFSSGVIPVGVEWVWLIGIGIFTQLGQIWITEGLTLIPAAQASSINYVQVLFASTWGIILFAEKLNDWTIIGSFFILVATILSLSSQNKIDNNNVRYL from the coding sequence TTGCAGCAAAACTACAAAGCTGATCTTCTGACAGAAGTGAGCATCTATTACTCAAAAACAATGAAAGGTTATTTGAACCTAATAGCTAGTGCTTGGGCATTTAGCTTAATGAGTGTTTGCGTGAAACATTTAAGTGGGAGACTTCCTGTAGCAGAAATTGTTTTAGTTAGAGCTCTTATAAGCCTTCTAATAACAAGGTTAATGATCAAAAGGGCTCAAATCTCACCTTGGGGTAAAAACAAAAAATTACTGATAATCCGAGGCCTACTAGGGAGCACTGCCTTGTTCTGCGTATTTGAAGCCATTACAACTTTGCCTTTGGCCTCCGCTACTGTTCTTCAATACACATACCCAATGTTTACCGCAGTTGCAGCATCTTTATTCTTAAAGGAAGGTTTTGGACTTCGTATTGGAATAGCTGTGATAGTCGGCTGGTTGGGAATATTAATGGTTGTTCAGCCCGAATGGATAAGCACAGATAGTGTTCAACTACCTGCTTTATCAGTAGTTATTGCCTTAACTGGGGCTTTTTTAACAGCCATGGCCTACATCTGTGTTCGCAAGCTTTCCAGACAAGAGCATCCATTGGTAATTGTTCACTATTTCCCATTGATATCTGTACCTATAGCCTTACCATTCTTATTTAGTAGCGGGGTTATACCTGTAGGTGTTGAATGGGTTTGGCTAATAGGCATTGGAATATTTACTCAACTCGGTCAAATATGGATTACAGAAGGCTTAACTCTCATACCAGCAGCTCAGGCAAGTTCTATAAATTACGTACAAGTTTTATTTGCATCTACCTGGGGCATAATACTTTTTGCCGAGAAGTTAAATGATTGGACAATTATCGGCTCATTTTTTATCCTTGTAGCAACCATACTAAGTCTAAGCTCCCAAAATAAAATAGATAACAATAATGTTCGATATTTATAA
- a CDS encoding PAM68 family protein, whose protein sequence is MAEIPPPKPFKPAGKSAAAKPGSTGKALKQSPNSKASKRESAIPKEVANRMARRIAITTGLPTFSGMSVFIISYLLVSRGIADIPPALTLLTSAACFLTGLLGLSYGILSASWELSAGSLLGLENIRPNIGKVRDAFSELTKNKG, encoded by the coding sequence ATGGCCGAAATCCCCCCACCCAAGCCTTTCAAGCCTGCGGGCAAAAGTGCGGCGGCCAAACCTGGAAGCACTGGAAAGGCATTAAAGCAATCGCCCAATAGCAAAGCTTCAAAAAGAGAATCTGCTATACCAAAAGAAGTTGCAAATAGAATGGCCCGCAGAATTGCTATCACAACGGGGCTTCCCACTTTTAGTGGAATGAGTGTTTTTATAATTAGTTATTTATTAGTCAGTAGAGGTATTGCAGATATTCCTCCAGCATTAACATTACTAACATCAGCAGCTTGCTTTTTAACGGGTCTATTAGGCCTAAGTTATGGAATACTTTCTGCAAGTTGGGAGCTCTCTGCTGGCAGTTTATTGGGGTTAGAAAATATAAGGCCAAATATAGGAAAGGTTCGAGATGCCTTTAGTGAGTTAACAAAAAATAAGGGATAA
- a CDS encoding DUF3082 domain-containing protein: MSDSKNPILKGEEEKSISPQKGPLSFFSGAITSIFLSWICLELSQRMVIYFTLHSPAYSSPIAQSVASGFKTLVIGISFLATFTFGFIGLGLILVFIRSLFDGNAREST; the protein is encoded by the coding sequence ATGAGTGATTCAAAAAATCCAATATTAAAAGGAGAAGAGGAGAAATCGATATCTCCGCAAAAAGGTCCACTTAGTTTTTTTTCTGGTGCTATTACCAGTATTTTCTTGTCCTGGATCTGTCTTGAGTTAAGTCAGAGAATGGTGATCTATTTCACTCTTCATTCGCCTGCCTACTCTTCCCCAATAGCTCAAAGTGTAGCTTCAGGATTCAAAACACTGGTCATAGGAATAAGTTTCTTAGCTACATTTACGTTTGGTTTCATCGGATTAGGGCTAATCCTTGTATTTATTCGCAGTCTCTTTGATGGCAATGCACGAGAATCTACTTAG
- a CDS encoding Y-family DNA polymerase, translated as MTQATALIDGNNFYAACEQNIDPSLSGRPVVVLSNNDGCIVARSSEARKLGISMGQPYFKIQHKLKKLGVVVRSSNYALYGDMSQRLMGLLKKHCEHIEIYSIDEAFAQISRPPDYDLRPWSRQLRALIYQNLGLPISIGIGGSKSQAKIANYLAKNISAHAGVFDLQINKDQTSWLKTINIEDVWGIGPQIARWCRMRGINTAQQLRDMPSNELHTKFGVTGIRLQKELQGKVCLPLRTVTPPKQQTCVSKSFSRPITSLEELHRAINSHIIRASAKLRKHNQRAGTITVFTRTSPFSESFYQQSATTQLNTPSNDTAVLLAEALTLTEKIFRPYCLLVKAGVIMKKLQSTDHLQPNLLRDYKPESLKRRERLMQTIDKLNERYGDGTVKWAACVLNQSWDIRREQLSCYTTTRINQLPIVQS; from the coding sequence ATGACTCAAGCAACAGCACTAATCGATGGCAATAATTTCTACGCCGCATGTGAACAAAACATAGATCCATCGCTCTCTGGTCGCCCAGTAGTAGTGCTATCTAACAACGATGGCTGCATCGTGGCTCGCAGCTCAGAAGCGCGGAAACTCGGCATTTCAATGGGCCAACCATACTTCAAGATCCAACATAAATTAAAAAAGCTCGGTGTAGTCGTACGCAGCTCCAATTACGCCTTATACGGTGATATGAGTCAACGTCTAATGGGTTTATTAAAAAAACATTGTGAACACATAGAAATCTATTCCATTGATGAAGCCTTTGCTCAAATCAGTCGTCCACCTGATTACGACTTACGTCCCTGGTCTCGTCAACTACGAGCATTAATATATCAAAACCTAGGATTACCCATTTCTATCGGTATCGGGGGTAGCAAGAGCCAAGCCAAGATTGCTAACTACCTCGCAAAAAACATATCAGCTCATGCTGGTGTCTTTGACCTACAAATAAATAAGGACCAAACATCATGGCTCAAGACTATTAACATCGAAGACGTTTGGGGAATAGGACCCCAAATCGCTCGTTGGTGTCGAATGCGAGGCATTAATACAGCTCAGCAACTACGCGATATGCCTAGCAACGAACTACATACAAAGTTCGGGGTAACAGGAATAAGACTACAAAAAGAATTACAAGGGAAAGTATGCCTACCTCTCAGGACAGTAACACCACCAAAACAGCAAACTTGCGTAAGCAAAAGTTTCAGTCGTCCGATAACAAGCCTAGAAGAATTACATCGCGCAATAAATAGCCACATAATTCGCGCCAGTGCAAAGCTAAGAAAGCACAATCAACGAGCAGGAACTATCACCGTATTCACACGCACAAGTCCCTTTTCAGAATCCTTCTATCAGCAAAGCGCAACAACTCAACTAAACACACCAAGCAACGACACGGCCGTTCTTCTAGCAGAAGCATTGACATTGACAGAGAAAATATTCCGGCCTTATTGCCTTCTAGTCAAGGCTGGAGTGATAATGAAAAAACTTCAGAGCACTGATCATCTACAACCAAACCTTCTAAGGGATTACAAGCCTGAAAGCCTAAAGAGACGTGAACGTCTAATGCAAACAATCGACAAGCTCAACGAGCGCTATGGAGATGGCACAGTGAAATGGGCGGCATGCGTTCTCAATCAAAGTTGGGACATACGCCGTGAGCAATTAAGCTGCTACACGACAACACGAATCAATCAACTTCCGATTGTTCAATCATAA
- the rpsO gene encoding 30S ribosomal protein S15 — MPLDTAEKQKLINSYQKHATDTGSVEVQVAMLSERISKLSGHLQKSNHDYSSRKGLLKMIGRRKRLLNYVREHSEKRYNDLVVKLGIRG; from the coding sequence ATGCCGCTCGATACAGCAGAAAAGCAAAAACTAATCAACTCTTATCAGAAGCACGCTACTGACACAGGTTCTGTTGAAGTACAAGTCGCAATGCTTAGTGAGCGCATCTCCAAGCTCAGTGGCCATCTTCAAAAAAGTAATCATGACTACTCATCGCGAAAAGGTTTGTTAAAAATGATTGGACGAAGAAAGCGCTTACTTAATTATGTGAGGGAGCATAGTGAAAAGCGTTATAACGACCTTGTAGTTAAGTTGGGGATTAGAGGGTGA